One window of Manihot esculenta cultivar AM560-2 chromosome 17, M.esculenta_v8, whole genome shotgun sequence genomic DNA carries:
- the LOC110605428 gene encoding uncharacterized protein LOC110605428 yields MAYLFKSISEHKLFPCSCFLHFLCFLILVLTLPHFSLTTVHANHCRNFCGAIPINYPFGIDDGCGSPYYRHILVCSDSGNLQLRTPSGRYQVHSISYSDPHIIVSDPFMWNCQDGNHFRPTRPFSLDTSTRFTLSSQNDYLFFNCSQENVIVEPKPIFCERFPDQCDSTCDSASYLCRHLPGCASALGSSSCCAYYPKATESLRMMLKYCAGYTSIYWRNGGNSPYDQVPEYGIRIDFDIPMTTHCLECQDMMKGGGICGFDTQSQSFLCLCNHRNVTTNCKDHENSRQHSRAGVIAGTVSGVSAAGALGVGAGIWFWKKVRAKAPVTCGVQSNENRLF; encoded by the exons ATGGCTTACCTCTTCAAATCCATATCTGAGCATAAGCTTTTCCCATGTTCGTGTTTTCTTCACTTCCTCTGTTTTCTCATTCTTGTGCTTACTCTTCCACATTTTAGCCTTACAACAGTTCACGCCAACCATTGCAGAAACTTCTGTGGCGCTATTCCAATAAACTACCCTTTTGGTATCGATGATGGCTGTGGCAGTCCTTATTACAGACACATACTTGTTTGCTCCGATTCAGGTAACCTCCAGCTTCGAACACCTTCAGGGAGATACCAAGTACACAGCATCAGCTACTCTGATCCCCATATCATAGTCTCTGATCCATTCATGTGGAATTGTCAAGACGGCAATCACTTCAGACCGACTAGGCCTTTTAGCCTTGATACAAGCACACGTTTCACACTTTCCTCTCAAAATGACTATCTTTTCTTCAACTGTAGCCAAGAGAATGTGATTGTTGAGCCCAAGCCTATCTTCTGCGAGCGCTTTCCTGATCAGTGTGATTCAACATGTGATAGTGCAAGTTATCTTTGCAGGCACCTGCCTGGATGTGCTTCTGCATTGGGTAGCAGTTCCTGCTGCGCTTACTACCCTAAAGCAACCGAATCTTTGAGGATGATGCTCAAGTATTGTGCTGGTTACACGAGCATTTATTGGAGAAATGGTGGAAATTCTCCTTATGATCAAGTCCCTGAGTATGGGATTAGGATCGATTTTGATATACCTATGACTACCCATTGCCTCGAGTGTCAAGACATGATGAAAGGAGGAGGAATTTGTGGATTTGACACACAATCACAGAGTTTCTTGTGTCTATGTAACCACAGAAATGTTACCACTAATTGTAAAG ATCATGAAAATTCTAGGCAGCATAGCAGGGCAGGAGTTATTGCAG GGACAGTTAGTGGAGTTTCAGCTGCTGGGGCCTTGGGAGTTGGGGCTGGCATATGGTTTTGGAAAAAAGTGAGAGCTAAAGCACCAGTAACATGTGGGGTTCAGAGCAATGAGAACAGGCTATTCTGA
- the LOC110604559 gene encoding probable WRKY transcription factor 31: MDGMVSPLHSDPPPISFFSNATTTKPPSLPVSLHSFLENKRNTPESLRMFPFPLNLSRRDDHAELSPADDHRVLVSEVDFFSKKKIRAVAHNYNGHDHDSKATCIDVKKEISPRSSLDVNTGLHLLTANTASDQSTVDDGVSSDVDDRRSKSQALVQLQLELQMMNGENQRLREVLSQVTKNYNALQMHLLALMRQQQNHGTEANQQHEVFQGKPEEKKHEVVPRQFLDLGSSAETDEMSHSSSDERTLSASPQTDMETASVKNNGNQQENSIVKDGKKIGRENSESQGWNSSKVQQLNSPGNKSLDQSTEATMRKTRVSVRARSEAPMITDGCQWRKYGQKMAKGNPCPRAYYRCTMAVGCPVRKQVQRCADDRTILITTYEGNHNHPLPPAAMSMASTTTAAASMLLSGSMSSGDGLMNQNLLTRAILPCSSSVATISASAPFPTVTLDLTHNPNPLQVQRPPTLFQFPFPGQSQLFASVTAPQLPQVFGQTLYNQSKFSGLQLSHEMGSWHLHQQLHPEQQPALVDTVNAATTAITADPNFTAALAAAISSIIGGANGNTTTRSGNNTSNRN, translated from the exons atgGACGGGATGGTGTCTCCCCTTCACTCTGATCCTCCTCctatttccttcttttctaacGCCACCACCACCAAGCCTCCCTCTCTACCAGTAAGCCTCCACTCTTTCCTTGAGAATAAGAGAAACACCCCTGAATCTCTTCGGATGTTTCCCTTCCCTCTCAACCTTTCCCGCCGCGATGACCATGCAGAACTTTCTCCCGCTGATGACCACCGTGTGCTTGTTAGTGAAGTCGACTTCTTTTCGAAGAAGAAGATTAGAGCTGTTGCTCATAATTACAATGGCCATGATCATGATTCTAAAGCCACATGTATCGATGTTaagaaggagatttctccaaggtCAAGCCTTGATGTAAAC ACTGGGTTGCACCTCCTCACTGCTAATACTGCCAGTGATCAATCAACGGTGGATGATGGGGTATCATCGGACGTCGATGATAGACGATCCAAAAGTCAAGCT CTAGTGCAACTACAATTAGAGCTCCAGATGATGAACGGAGAAAATCAAAGATTGAGAGAAGTGCTTAGTCAAGTAACCAAAAATTACAATGCTTTACAAATGCATCTTCTAGCTTTGATGCGACAGCAACAAAACCATGGAACTGAAGCTAACCAACAGCATGAGGTTTTCCAAGGGAAGCCCGAGGAAAAGAAACATGAGGTGGTGCCCAGACAATTTTTGGATCTTGGCTCTTCAGCTGAGACCGATGAAATGTCTCATTCATCGTCTGATGAAAGGACTCTTTCAGCCTCACCTCAGACTGATATGGAAACGGCATCCGTGAAAAATAATGGGAATCAGCAGGAGAATTCTATTGTCAAGGATGGCAAAAAAATTGGCAGAGAAAATTCAGAATCACAAGGTTGGAATTCTAGCAAGGTTCAACAATTGAATTCCCCCGGTAATAAGAGTCTTGATCAATCAACTGAGGCCACCATGAGAAAAACTCGTGTCTCAGTTCGAGCCCGATCAGAAGCTCCCATG ATCACTGATGGATGCCAATGGAGAAAGTATGGACAAAAGATGGCTAAAGGAAACCCATGTCCTAGGGCTTACTATAGATGCACCATGGCAGTAGGTTGTCCAGTTCGTAAACAA GTTCAACGTTGTGCAGATGATAGAACAATCTTGATTACAACTTATGAAGGTAACCACAATCACCCTTTGCCTCCAGCAGCCATGTCAATGGCTTCCACAACAACAGCGGCTGCAAGCATGCTACTGTCAGGATCAATGTCAAGTGGAGATGGGTTAATGAACCAAAATTTACTGACGAGAGCAATTCTTCCATGTTCATCAAGTGTGGCAACAATATCAGCTTCTGCTCCATTCCCAACCGTAACATTAGACCTTACCCACAACCCTAATCCATTACAAGTCCAAAGACCTCCCACCCTTTTCCAATTCCCCTTTCCAGGCCAATCCCAGCTTTTTGCCTCCGTCACCGCCCCACAATTGCCTCAGGTTTTTGGTCAAACACTTTATAATCAATCAAAATTCTCTGGCCTCCAGCTGTCTCATGAAATGGGGTCCTGGCATTTACACCAACAATTGCACCCAGAACAACAGCCCGCACTAGTTGACACTGTCAATGCTGCGACCACGGCCATCACCGCGGATCCCAACTTCACTGCAGCACTGGCAGCCGCCATCTCCTCCATTATCGGTGGTGCTAACGGCAACACCACCACTAGAAGTGGCAACAACACAAGCAACAGAAATTAG